GCGGTCCGCTTTCATTTTTGGCCCCCCTAAACGGAAACCGCCCGGCTGAGATGTTTTCTCAACCGGGCGGCGTGGTGTGTTAGGTCAGCTTGATCAGCTACTTCGACAGGTCAGCACCCTGCGTTTATCAGAGGGCACCTTGAGGAAGTTATAGGTTTGCCCGCCTTTGACCTGGAAGGGGTGATCACCGCTCCATTGTCCGCTTTCATGCTTGGCGTAGTAGTAGAAATAGGACCGCTGGGTGCGCTTGAGATACTTGCGCTCATTCGGTTTGACGGTGAACCAGCCGGTGGTGTTCCAGCTGCCATCGACGGTTTCATAGCGCAGGTAAACCTGAGCCGTTTTATCGCAATCATTCACGATGGTGATGAAGTGCAGCGGGTCGAGGCCGAAGGTTTCGGTGCACGACAGGCTTACGGTGTGATCGACGAACTGATTGCCCGAGATTTCCTTGCGGCGGAAGCCATAGGGCACTTTCTCGTCGCGGATCTGGTAGTAGCGGTCTTTGCCGCTCCAGACGCGGCCACGGGCCTGAGCGAAGTAGTAAAACACGGCGTTATAGGAGCGTGCGATGCGCTTCTCTTCACCGGCGTTGATGTTATACCAGCCCTTGGTCACCCAGTTATTGCTGGTGTCTTTATAGCGGATCGACACTTGGATCATGGTCGAACATTTGTTCTTGAAATAGATGCCGTAGTGGTCGCCGGCTGCCGCGGCGGGCAGGGTCAGCAACAAATAGGCAATGAATGTGAAAGCGGCGCGGCGCAACATGAAAACGATCTCCTTATGAAATGTGTTCCGGCTAGAGTGCAAAGCTTCGCCGCTCTTGTCAATTTCGTAGATTAAAAATTTTCGTGTGCTGGCCGGGTTATAGCGGCCAGAACACGAGTATCAGCGGGATCGACACGGCGACAACAAGGATTTCAAGCGGCAGGCCCATACGCCAGTAATCGCCAAAGCGATAGCCGCCGGGACCGAGGATCAGCGTGTTGTTCTTGTGCCCGATCGGGGTGAGAAACGCCGAAGAGGCCGCAATCGCCACGGCCATGAGGAACGGGTCGGGCGATACCTCGAGCGACTGTGCCATCTGGATGCCAATGGGGGCGGCGACAATCGCTGTTGCCGTATTATTGAGCACATCCGAGAGCGTCATCGTCACCACCATCAGCACGGTCAGGATCGCCCATGGCGCCCAGCCTTGGGTGAGGTTGACCAGCGCCCCGGCGATAAGTTCGGTGCCGCCGGAGGTTTCCAGCGCCGCGCCAAGCGGAATCATCGACCCCAAGAGCACCACAACTGGCCATTCGATATGGTCGTAGAGTTCGGAAATCGGGAGGATTTTCAGCAAGACATAGGCCACCACCACGATACCGAGCGCAATCGGCAGGTAGATCAGCCCGAGCGAGGCGGCGGCAACGGCGGCGGCGAAAATACCGATGGCGGCCCATGTTTTGGAGTTCTCGGTCACGGCAAGCCCGCGTTCGGCCAAGGGCAGCGCGCCGAGCCAGTCGGTCACATCCGGGCCAGCGCCTTTGGGGACCAGCAGGAGGAGGATGTCACCGGCTTGGACTTCGGTTTTGCGCAGGCGTTCGGTGATGCGTTTGCCCTGCCGCGAGAGGCCCATGACAACGGCGCGTTGGCGCCAGTGCAGCCCGATGCTTTGTGCTGTTTTGCCAGCGATGCGGGATTCGGCAGGCACCACGACTTCGATCATGTCGAGACCTTCGCCGGTGGCTTTGATGCGCTCTTCGCGGTCGATCTCGGAGAAGGCGAGGTTGAGCGCCGAGCGGAATTCATCAAGCGCGGCGGGGCTGGCTTCGAGGACCAGCGCATCGCCCGCCTGAAGCACCGAGTTGCGGGCCGACCCATAGCGCCGCTTGCCGTCGCGGACCAGCCCGATCACGGCGACATCGGCCGACTCGGCTTCGCTGTCGAGCTCGCTCAGGCGTTTGCCGATGAGTTTGTTGTCCTCGGGCACGGTGAGTTCGGCGATATAGGCGCCAAGGTCCTGCACCGCGCTAAGCGCGTCCTCACGCTGGGGGATGAGACGCCAGCCGACAAGGGCGACAAAGGTGAGGCCGACAAGCGCCGTCAGCCCGCCAACAGGGGCAAAGTCAAACATCGCGAAAGGTTCGCCGAGGCTGTCTTCGCGGATGGCGGCGATGATGATGTTGGGCGGCGTGCCGATCAGCGTGGCCATGCCGCCGAGGATGGTCGCAAAGCTGAGCGGCATAAGCGAAAGCGAGGGCGGGCGGTCGGCCTTGCGCGCGGTTTGCATGTCGACCGGCATAAGGAGGGCGAGCGCGGCGACGTTGTTCATAAAGGCCGAAAGCACTCCGCCGATGCCGCCCATGATGGTGATATGCGCGCCAAGTGCGCGTGAAGAATCAACCAGCGTTCGGGTGATGAGAAACACCGCGCCGGACCGCACCAGCCCGGCCGAGACCACCAGCACCAGCGCCACAACCAGCGTGGCCGGGTGGCCAAAGCCGTCAAAGGCGTTCTTGGTGTCGACCACGCCAAGCACCACCCCGGCCATCAGCGCGGTGAAGGCCACAAGGTCATAGCGCCAGCGGCCCCAGAGAAGCAGGCCGAACACGGCCCCGAACAGCGAAAACAGGATGATTTGATCTTGGCTCATTTCAGCAGGTTATACTCTGTGCGCGCGCGGTGCGATGGGAAAATGCGCGTGGGCGTGACGGGGCTTGGAAGACTGGTGGAGAGGCGGGGCGCGCGTGACGCGCGGGATCGCGGGGCCAGAGGCAGGAGCAGAAGCGGGCGGTGCGCTCAGGTGGCATATGTGATGGGCCGGCGCATGTCCGAGCTTTCGAGCAAGGCGAAATAGTCGGCCCGCAGGGCGGTCGCAACGGGGCCGGGGGTGTCGTTTGAAAACACCCGCTCGTCGACGCGGGTCACCGGGATCGCGCCACCGCCGGAGGAAGAGAGGAAGACCTCGTCTGCCTCCATCAGCTCGGCAAGCGGCAGGGGGCGGGTTTCAACCGTGAGCCCGCGTGCGGTGCAGAGTTCGATCACCGTGCGCCGGGTGATTCCGTGGAGCACACCGTGATCCGAGGTGACGACGCGGTCGCCCTTGAGCGCGAAGATGTTAAAGCCCGGCCCTTCGGTGACATTGCCGTCATGGTCAAGCAGGGCCGTGTTGTCAAAGCCGCGCGATTTGGCGTCGATCAGCCCCGAGGTGAAATCGCCCCAGTGGTAGTTCTTGGCGCGGGGATTGACGCTATCTTGCGGTTTGCGCCGCGAGGTTTTGGAGACCCAGAGGTGGCAGCCGCGTGCCGCGACCTCGGGCAGGATCACATGCACATAAGGCACGCACCACGCATAGAAATGGTTGATACAGTCGCGCGGATCGCGTGAGCCGGGAATGCCGGGCACGCCGCGCGATGCCACCATCGAGACATAGGCCGAGCGCAGGCCGGAGGCGGCGACGATGTCGTGCAGGATGGTTGCGATCTCTTCATCCGTTTGTGGGATATGCAGGAACAACGCGTCGATCGAGGCGCGAAACCGGGCGAGGTAGTCGGGCAGGCGAAAGAAGGCGCCCTCCCACACCGGGACCACGTCATAGGTGATGTCGGAATGGGTCAGCCCCCAGTCGAGCACCGAGAGCTTGGCCTCGGAGATCGGCATGAGGCTGCCGGCCATCTGTGCGGCGCCGTGGGTATAGTCGGACATGTCGGTGGCTCCTTGATACCTGTGTCACGCGGGAGCCTGCATGAGCTTGATCGGGCTGGCAAGGGGCGGGTTTGCGGGCGGCGTTTCGGCTGCCCGGCTTTGGTACGGCCTGTTGGTGTGGTCTGTCGCGCAGGGGCGCTATCCCATCACGTCCTGCGCCGCGAGGATCAGCGTATCGGCGAGCCAGTCACAATCCGCAAGCGTCAGG
This genomic window from Rhodobacteraceae bacterium D3-12 contains:
- a CDS encoding DUF1036 domain-containing protein translates to MLRRAAFTFIAYLLLTLPAAAAGDHYGIYFKNKCSTMIQVSIRYKDTSNNWVTKGWYNINAGEEKRIARSYNAVFYYFAQARGRVWSGKDRYYQIRDEKVPYGFRRKEISGNQFVDHTVSLSCTETFGLDPLHFITIVNDCDKTAQVYLRYETVDGSWNTTGWFTVKPNERKYLKRTQRSYFYYYAKHESGQWSGDHPFQVKGGQTYNFLKVPSDKRRVLTCRSS
- a CDS encoding SLC13 family permease, translating into MSQDQIILFSLFGAVFGLLLWGRWRYDLVAFTALMAGVVLGVVDTKNAFDGFGHPATLVVALVLVVSAGLVRSGAVFLITRTLVDSSRALGAHITIMGGIGGVLSAFMNNVAALALLMPVDMQTARKADRPPSLSLMPLSFATILGGMATLIGTPPNIIIAAIREDSLGEPFAMFDFAPVGGLTALVGLTFVALVGWRLIPQREDALSAVQDLGAYIAELTVPEDNKLIGKRLSELDSEAESADVAVIGLVRDGKRRYGSARNSVLQAGDALVLEASPAALDEFRSALNLAFSEIDREERIKATGEGLDMIEVVVPAESRIAGKTAQSIGLHWRQRAVVMGLSRQGKRITERLRKTEVQAGDILLLLVPKGAGPDVTDWLGALPLAERGLAVTENSKTWAAIGIFAAAVAAASLGLIYLPIALGIVVVAYVLLKILPISELYDHIEWPVVVLLGSMIPLGAALETSGGTELIAGALVNLTQGWAPWAILTVLMVVTMTLSDVLNNTATAIVAAPIGIQMAQSLEVSPDPFLMAVAIAASSAFLTPIGHKNNTLILGPGGYRFGDYWRMGLPLEILVVAVSIPLILVFWPL
- a CDS encoding aminotransferase class IV, whose translation is MSDYTHGAAQMAGSLMPISEAKLSVLDWGLTHSDITYDVVPVWEGAFFRLPDYLARFRASIDALFLHIPQTDEEIATILHDIVAASGLRSAYVSMVASRGVPGIPGSRDPRDCINHFYAWCVPYVHVILPEVAARGCHLWVSKTSRRKPQDSVNPRAKNYHWGDFTSGLIDAKSRGFDNTALLDHDGNVTEGPGFNIFALKGDRVVTSDHGVLHGITRRTVIELCTARGLTVETRPLPLAELMEADEVFLSSSGGGAIPVTRVDERVFSNDTPGPVATALRADYFALLESSDMRRPITYAT